One genomic region from Numenius arquata unplaced genomic scaffold, bNumArq3.hap1.1 HAP1_SCAFFOLD_1386, whole genome shotgun sequence encodes:
- the HIPK4 gene encoding homeodomain-interacting protein kinase 4: protein MGTLVVGAERYDVVAAVGKGTFGEVTRGWRRSTGEMVAIKILRNEGHHGQVAKNELRLLQALREVDTEESHVIRFLESFSDGAFTYLVFELLEQNLFDYQKQNNFLPLPVRHIRTITAQVLAALVKLKELSIIHADLKPENIMLVDHARYPFRVKLIDFGSASIFTEVRHVKEPYIQSRFYRAPEILLGLPFCEKVDIWSLGCVVAELHLGWPLYPGLNEYDQVRYICSTLGLPRGELLCAARKTRSFFRRVPHPTGSWQLKPPEATAKPTERRKYVFSSLDQLAVVNVRPASYPSQEALAERCDLRGMVELVKRMLTWDSHERIVPSAALKHPFISLQQVKSSFEATRYYQLCQEDLRASRKDAGAVEPFPGKEEGAFIPAGTRRRIQKAISQMDGLSLAEPVGDIGDTNQQDVRQAPIPTRYGPRHHRHHRRPKTEPTAGNLIVLGSPCGWKQRGHRDGGAVFGGTVEENPPGKPYTPTRAQGLGGGGRSGNPSPYPARSYRHGTGNTRSTAEEPPPPLS, encoded by the exons ATGGGGACGCTGGTGGTGGGTGCCGAGCGCTACGACGTGGTGGCCGCGGTTGGGAAGGGGACCTTCGGGGAGGTGACCCGGGGCTGGCGGAGGAGCACAGGGGAGATGGTGGCCATCAAGATCCTGAGGAACGAAGGCCACCACGGCCAGGTGGCGAAGAACGAGCTGAGGCTGCTGCAGGCTTTGAGGGAGGTGGACACGGAGGAGTCTCACGTCATCCGTTTCCTCGAGTCCTTCAGCGACGGTGCCTTTACCTACTTGGTCTTCGAGCTGTTGGAGCAAAACCTCTTCGACTACCAAAAGCAGAACAACTTCTTGCCCTTGCCCGTCCGGCACATCCGTACCATCACGGCACAGGTGCTGGCGGCGCTGGTCAAGCTGAAGGAGCTCTCCATCATCCACGCCGACCTCAAGCCGGAGAACATCATGCTGGTGGACCACGCGCGCTATCCTTTCCGCGTCAAACTCATCGACTTCGGCTCGGCCAGCATCTTCACCGAGGTCCGCCACGTCAAGGAACCCTACATCCAATCCCGCTTCTACCGGGCACCGGAGATCTTGTTGGGGTTGCCTTTCTGCGAGAAGGTGGACATCTGGTCTTTGGGCTGCGTGGTGGCGGAACTTCACTTGGGTTGGCCGCTCTACCCCGGCCTCAACGAGTACGACCAGGTCCGTTACATCTGCTCCACCTTGGGGCTACCACGGGGCGAGCTGCTCTGCGCCGCCCGGAAGACGCGGTCCTTCTTCCGACGGGTGCCACATCCCACCGGTTCCTGGCAGCTCAAACCACCTGAGGCGACGGCGAAGCCGACGGAGAGGAGGAAGTACGTCTTCTCCTCCCTGGACCAGTTGGCGGTGGTGAACGTCCGGCCGGCGTCTTACCCCAGCCAGGAGGCGCTGGCCGAGCGCTGCGACCTGCGTGGGATGGTGGAGTTGGTCAAGAGGATGCTCACCTGGGATTCCCACGAGAGGATCGTGCCCAGCGCCGCCCTCAAGCACCCCTTCATCTCCTTGCAGCAGGTGAAGTCCAGCTTCGAGGCCACCCGGTACTACCAGCTCTGCCAGGAGGACCTGAGGGCATCCCGTAAAGACGCCGGAGCGGTTGAACCTTTCCCCGGCAAGGAAGAGGGTGCCTTCATCCCCGCCGGCACGCGCCGCCGCATCCAGAAGGCCATCAGCCAGATGGACGGGCTCAGCCTGGCCGAGCCGGTTGGGGACATCGGTGACACGAACCAGCAGGACGTCCGCCAAGCCCCCATCCCCACCCGCTATGGTCCCCGGCATCACCGGCATCACCGGCGGCCAAAGACGGAACCCACCGCCGGTAACTTGATCGTGCTGGGGTCCCCGTGCGGGTGGAAGCAGCGAGGCCACCGCGACGGTGGCGCCGTCTTCGGTGGCACCGTGGAGGAGAACCCGCCTGGGAAACCGTACACCCCGACCCGTGCCCAG gggctggggggggggggccgcagcGGAAACCCCTCGCCGTATCCGGCACGTTCCTACCGGCACGGAACAGGCAACACCCGCAGCACCGctgaggagccgccgccgccgctgtcgTGA
- the PLD3 gene encoding 5'-3' exonuclease PLD3 translates to MKPDGSYKQLDPLEDPEVQPTRFPPKGADSSSLSRFSRGVLLSAVPLAFFIFIFLFFFHLRPSSVFGIPAGGDAGSCGDTCRIVLVESIPEGMTFGEGSPLNPSTFSTWMNLLGTVTRSLDIASFYWTMTNRDTRTHQPSAAQGERILEELLQLSRRGVAVRIAVSPPSAKSPLDDLRALEQSGAAVRAVDLPRLTGGVLHTKLWLVDGAHLYVGSANMDWRSLTQVKELGAAVYNCSCLAKDLGKIFEAYWALGVPGASIPVPWPANYSTAFNMETPLELKLNDTDSSVYFSSSPPALCAAGRTQDLGALLGVIDAAEDFVYVAVMSYLPTTEFSRPERFWPAIDNRLRKAVFERGVKIRLLAACWRHSRTTMFPFLKSLAAVADNRTGYSVEVRLFMVPTSGTQARIPYARVNHNKYMVTEKAAYIGTSNWSGDYFTQTAGSALVVNQTVSPTGDGGDGDTGTIRDRLQAVFERDWNSRYSADIGDVARWETLCGSP, encoded by the exons ATGAAGCCCGACGGAAGCTACAAGCAG CTGGACCCACTGGAGGACCCCGAGGTGCAGCCCACCCGCTTCCCACCCAAG GGCGCCgactcctcttctctctcccggTTCTCCCGCGGGGTCTTACTCTCCGCCGTCCCCCTCgccttcttcatcttcatcttcctcttcttcttccatcTCCGGCCGAGCTCCGTCTTCGGCATCCCTGCCGGCGGCGATGCCGGATCCTGCGGTGACACGTGCCG GATCGTCCTGGTGGAGAGCATCCCGGAGGGAATGACCTTCGGCGAGGGTTCCCCGCTCAACCCCTCCACCTTCTCCACCTGGATGAACCTCCTGGGGACCGTCACCCGCAGCCTGGACATCGCCTCCTTCTACTGGACCATGACCAACCGGGACACACGGACACACCAGCCCTCCGCCGCCCAG GGCGAGCGaatcctggaggaactcctccaGCTCTCCCGGCGCGGCGTCGCCGTCCGAATCGCCGTCAGCCCCCCCTCGGCGAAATCCCCCCTCGACGATCTCCGAGCCCTGGAGCAGAGCG GGGCGGCGGTGCGTGCCGTGGATTTGCCGCGGCTCACCGGCGGGGTGCTCCACACCAAGCTTTGGCTGGTGGACGGCGCCCACCTCTACGTCGGCAGCGCCAACATGGACTGGAGGTCTCTGACCCAG GTGAAGGAGCTCGGAGCTGCCGTCTACAACTGCAGCTGCTTGGCCAAAGATTTAGGGAAAATCTTCGAGGCTTATTGGGCTCTCGGCGTTCCCGGTGCTTCCATCCCGGTACCGTGGCCGGCAAATTATTCCACCGCCTTTAACATGGAGACGCCTTTGGAATTAAAACTCAACGACACCGATTCTTCCGTCTACTTTTCG AGCTCCCCGCCGGCTCTTTGCGCTGCCGGTCGCACCCAAGATCTCGGAGCCCTCTTGGGCGTCATCGACGCCGCCGAGGATTTCGTCTACGTCGCCGTCATGAGCTACCTGCCCACCACCGAATTCTCCCGCCCGGAAAG aTTTTGGCCGGCCATCGATAACCGGTTACGCAAAGCCGTCTTCGAACGGGGGGTCAAAATCCGCTTGTTGGCGGCTTGTTGGCGACACAGTCGAACCACCATGTTCCCCTTCCTCAAATCCCTCGCCGCCGTCGCCGATAACCGCACCGGCTACAGCGTGGAGGTG cggCTCTTCATGGTGCCAACGAGCGGGACGCAAGCCCGGATCCCCTACGCCCGGGTGAACCACAACAAATACATGGTGACGGAGAAGGCGGCGTATATCG GGACGTCCAACTGGTCCGGTGACTATTTCACGCAGACGGCGGGATCGGCGCTGGTGGTGAACCAAACGGTGAGCCCGACCGGCGACGGCGGCGACGGTGACACCGGCACCATCCGGGACCGACTGCAGGCGGTTTTTGAACGGGATTGGAATTCCCGGTACAGCGCCGACATCGGCGACGTCGCGCGGTGGGAGACCCTCTGCGGCTCCCCTtag